In Capsicum annuum cultivar UCD-10X-F1 unplaced genomic scaffold, UCD10Xv1.1 ctg83095, whole genome shotgun sequence, one genomic interval encodes:
- the LOC124895587 gene encoding methyl jasmonate esterase 1-like: protein METFPEKIPVAVFLAALMPGPTFSANTIYTETCNAVVPELDNRVIYDNGPENPPTTLILGPKFLATNLYQLSPTEDLTMATKLVRPLYLYPAEGISKKLVKIELVLLRKRYRSVRRVYIIAVESKGLTKEFQRWMIENNPPDEVEEISGSDHMVMMSKPEQLLTTLLRIANSYI from the exons ATGGAAACCTTCCCAGAAAAGATTCCAGTTGCTGTATTTCTCGCTGCTTTAATGCCTGGTCCAACTTTCAGTGCAAACACCATCTACACTGAG ACATGTAATGCAGTAGTACCTGAACTTGATAATCGCGTTATATATGACAATGGACCTGAGAATCCTCCAACTACCCTCATCCTAGGTCCCAAGTTTTTAGCAACTAATCTTTACCAGCTGAGCCCAACTGAG GATTTGACAATGGCTACTAAATTGGTAAGGCCACTATATTTGTATCCTGCGGAAGGGATTTCTAAGAAGCTTGTTAAAATTG AGCTGGTTCTTTTGAGAAAAAGGTACAGATCAGTTAGGCGAGTGTACATTATTGCTGTGGAAAGTAAAGGTTTGACGAAAGAATTTCAACGATGGATGATTGAAAATAATCCACCGGATGAAGTGGAAGAGATCTCAGGATCTGATCACATGGTCATGATGTCTAAACCCGAGCAACTTTTGACTACCCTTCTGCGCATTGCCAATTCATATATTTGA
- the LOC107879984 gene encoding methyl jasmonate esterase 1-like, which yields MSSQIKRTKLKYISGLNSFGGQKTNNHVASLGLPMCSLKTPSHEAKDVILSGPKANKHFVLVHTGCHGSWSWYKIIELVKSSGNYVTALDLGASGTNAKQALEIPTFSDYVSPLMKFMASLPADKKVVLVGHSFGGLAISKAMETFPEKISAAVFVTALMPSPPLNATIVYTESCDAVLPELDNRVTYDNGPENPPTTLVLGPKFMATNLYHLSPIKDLTMATKLVCPLYLYPVEDISKEIVLSKKRYGSIRRVFIVAAESKAFKKEFQRWMIENNPPDEVEEISGSDHMVMMSRPQQLFNSLLRIANSYV from the exons ATGTCTTCCCAAATCAAGAGAACCAAATTGAAGTACATTAGTGGATTGAACTCATTTGGAGGTCAAAAGACAAATAACCATGTTGCCTCATTAGGCCTTCCTATGTGCTCATTGAAAACACCATCACATGAAGCCAAAG ATGTTATCTTGTCAGGCCCTAAAGCTAACAAGCACTTTGTGCTAGTTCATACGGGATGTCATGGATCCTGGTCATGGTATAAGATTATAGAATTGGTGAAATCTTCAGGGAATTACGTCACAGCTCTCGACTTGGGTGCATCAGGAACCAATGCGAAACAGGCTCTAGAAATCCCAACTTTTTCTGATTATGTCAGTCCGTTAATGAAGTTCATGGCTTCACTTCCTGCAGATAAAAAAGTAGTTCTTGTAGGCCATAGCTTTGGTGGACTCGCCATTTCTAAAGCCATGGAAACCTTCCCAGAAAAGATTTCAGCTGCTGTATTTGTCACTGCTCTTATGCCTAGTCCACCTCTCAATGCAACCATTGTCTACACTGAG TCATGTGATGCAGTATTACCTGAACTGGATAACCGCGTTACATATGACAATGGACCTGAGAATCCTCCAACCACCCTCGTCCTAGGTCCAAAGTTCATGGCAACTAATCTTTACCACCTGAGTCCAATTAAG GATTTGACGATGGCCACTAAACTAGTATGTCCACTATATTTATATCCCGTGGAAGATATTTCCAAGGAGATAGTTCTTTCAAAAAAAAGGTATGGATCAATTAGGCGAGTGTTCATTGTTGCTGCGGAAAGTAAAGCTTTCAAGAAAGAATTTCAACGATGGATGATCGAAAATAATCCACCAGATGAAGTGGAAGAGATCTCAGGATCTGATCACATGGTCATGATGTCTCGACCGCAACAACTTTTTAATTCCCTTCTGCGCATTGCCAATTCATATGTTTGA
- the LOC124885117 gene encoding methyl jasmonate esterase 1-like yields MKHFVLIHTGCHGAWCWYKIVELMKSSGHNVTALDLGASGTNAKQALDVASFSDYLSPLMEFMASLPADEKIVLVGHSFAGLSISKAMETFPEKISAAAFVAALMPGPTFSAANVYTETCGAVIPELDNRVTYDNGPENPPTTLVLGPKFLATNLYQLSPIEDLTMATKLVRPLYLYPAEEISKEMVLSRKKYGSVRRVYIIAAESKGLTKEFQRWMIENNPPDEVEEISGSDHMVMMSKPEQLFTTLLRIANSYI; encoded by the exons ATGAAGCACTTTGTGCTAATTCATACTGGATGCCACGGAGCCTGGTGTTGGTATAAGATAGTAGAGTTGATGAAATCTTCAGGGCATAATGTCACAGCTCTTGATTTGGGTGCTTCAGGAACCAACGCAAAACAGGCCCTCGACGTCGCAAGTTTTTCTGATTACTTGAGTCCGTTAATGGAGTTCATGGCTTCACTTCCTGCTGATGAAAAAATAGTTCTTGTAGGCCATAGCTTTGCTGGACTCAGCATCTCTAAAGCCATGGAAACCTTTCCAGAAAAGATTTCAGCTGCTGCATTTGTTGCTGCTTTAATGCCTGGTCCAACTTTCAGTGCAGCCAACGTTTACACTGAG ACATGTGGTGCAGTAATACCTGAACTTGATAATCGTGTTACGTACGACAATGGACCTGAGAATCCTCCAACCACCCTCGTCCTGGGTCCCAAGTTCTTGGCAACTAATCTTTACCAGCTGAGCCCAATTGAG GATTTGACAATGGCCACTAAACTGGTAAGGCCACTATATTTGTATCCTGCGGAAGAGATTTCTAAGGAGATGGTTCTTTCAAGAAAAAAGTACGGATCAGTTAGGCGGGTGTACATTATTGCTGCGGAAAGTAAAGGTTTGACGAAAGAATTTCAACGATGGATGATTGAAAATAATCCACCTGATGAAGTGGAAGAGATCTCAGGATCTGATCACATGGTCATGATGTCTAAACCCGAACAACTTTTTACTACCCTTCTGCGCATTGCCAATTCATATATTTGA